In a genomic window of Shouchella clausii:
- a CDS encoding Na+/H+ antiporter subunit A, with product MYTVNIAILTPFIVALFIPFLYKRLSAIHTGWFVLAVPVALFAILASYIPAIANGETFYSSIPWLPSLGINFTAYLDGLGLIFALLITGVGSLVILYSIYYLSKERESLHHFYIYLLMFMGAMLGVVFSDNLLVLYVFWELTSISSFLLIAYWHHRRQSRYGAQKSMLITVMGGIGMLAGFLMLSSFAGTFSVREIIGGMGDYASHALFVPAMLLILLGAFTKSAQFPFHIWLPDAMEAPTPVSAYLHSATMVKAGIYLVARFTPVFGGEAVWFWVVSIVGIVTLFWGSFTAIRQTDLKALLAYSTISQLGLIMTLLGLGSAALHFDVIDNQSFYYSLAIFAALFHLVNHSTFKGALFMVVGIVDHETGTRDIRKLGGLMAVMPVTFTVAVIGSFSMAGLPPFNGFLSKEMFFTAVLRIIELPFFSVETWGLLFPIIAWLASVLTFVYCLILIFKTFFGEHQPEKLEKSAHEAPFGMLVSPVILASLVVAFFFFPNVLGEFLLKPAYGAVMPAFIEAGVFDYQIKAWHGINTELLMTLGIVGLGFVLYRSLPRWVGVYSLFPAKLSLDRLYNGALISVERRSNEITNRYMTGNMYHYLLYIFLVILGLVYTVALTTGALSFDVSNDAPISIYEGILAAVMAITAISILFAKSRMTGILLNGVLGYLVALFFVFFRAPDLALTQLVIETVTAALFLLCFYFLPDWDKQKHKTKPKLLNGLIAVATGAMVTVLALSVNSNRLFDSISAFYENAYELAGAKNIVNAILGDFRAFDTMLEVVVLLIAGLGVYVLIKLKASKGGRDLEGK from the coding sequence TTGTACACTGTAAACATTGCTATTTTAACACCTTTTATAGTCGCTCTCTTCATCCCCTTCCTATATAAAAGGTTATCTGCCATTCATACGGGTTGGTTTGTGCTGGCTGTACCAGTCGCCCTTTTCGCGATATTGGCTAGTTATATTCCCGCAATTGCTAATGGAGAAACATTCTATTCCTCGATCCCATGGCTGCCGTCACTTGGCATTAATTTTACAGCGTATTTAGACGGGTTAGGTTTAATCTTTGCGTTGCTTATCACAGGGGTTGGAAGCTTGGTGATCCTCTATTCGATTTATTACCTTTCAAAAGAACGGGAATCATTGCATCATTTTTATATTTATTTACTCATGTTTATGGGAGCCATGCTCGGCGTTGTGTTCTCAGATAATTTGCTAGTGCTTTATGTATTTTGGGAATTAACGAGCATTTCTTCGTTTTTGCTTATTGCTTACTGGCACCATCGCCGCCAATCTCGATATGGCGCACAAAAATCGATGTTGATTACGGTGATGGGCGGAATTGGCATGCTTGCCGGATTTTTAATGCTTAGTTCGTTTGCAGGCACATTCAGCGTAAGAGAAATTATTGGCGGGATGGGCGACTATGCTAGCCATGCCCTCTTTGTGCCAGCGATGCTGCTCATTCTATTAGGTGCATTTACGAAGTCAGCCCAATTTCCGTTTCATATTTGGTTGCCTGACGCAATGGAGGCGCCAACGCCTGTTAGTGCGTATCTCCACTCAGCAACAATGGTTAAGGCGGGCATTTACTTAGTTGCCCGGTTTACGCCTGTTTTTGGCGGAGAGGCCGTTTGGTTTTGGGTCGTCAGTATCGTAGGGATTGTGACGCTATTCTGGGGCTCATTTACTGCAATTCGCCAAACGGATTTAAAAGCCCTGCTTGCTTACTCGACAATCAGCCAATTAGGATTGATTATGACATTGCTCGGGCTCGGCTCGGCAGCGTTGCATTTTGATGTTATAGACAATCAATCTTTTTACTATTCACTCGCGATTTTTGCCGCTTTGTTCCACCTCGTAAACCATTCGACGTTTAAAGGGGCACTGTTTATGGTTGTAGGTATTGTCGACCATGAAACGGGGACACGGGACATTCGCAAGCTGGGCGGATTGATGGCAGTCATGCCAGTCACGTTTACTGTAGCGGTGATTGGCAGCTTTTCGATGGCAGGTTTGCCGCCGTTTAATGGCTTTCTAAGCAAAGAAATGTTCTTTACGGCTGTTTTGCGCATAATAGAGCTGCCATTTTTCTCAGTTGAGACATGGGGGCTGCTATTTCCGATTATTGCATGGTTGGCGAGCGTGCTTACCTTTGTCTATTGTTTGATCCTCATATTCAAAACGTTTTTTGGCGAACATCAGCCTGAAAAACTGGAAAAGTCAGCGCATGAAGCGCCGTTTGGCATGCTTGTCTCGCCTGTTATTTTAGCGAGCCTGGTTGTCGCGTTCTTCTTCTTCCCGAATGTATTAGGCGAATTTTTGCTTAAACCAGCATACGGGGCCGTTATGCCTGCGTTTATAGAAGCAGGGGTATTCGACTATCAGATCAAGGCGTGGCACGGTATCAATACAGAATTGCTAATGACGCTAGGGATTGTTGGTTTAGGTTTTGTTCTATACCGGTCATTGCCACGTTGGGTTGGTGTGTATTCTCTCTTTCCGGCAAAGCTATCGCTGGATCGCCTATACAATGGAGCGCTGATTTCGGTTGAAAGACGCTCGAATGAAATAACAAACCGCTATATGACAGGGAATATGTACCACTATTTGCTCTATATATTCCTTGTGATATTGGGGCTTGTATATACGGTTGCCTTAACGACAGGCGCGTTGTCTTTTGATGTCTCGAATGATGCTCCTATTAGTATTTATGAAGGCATTCTCGCCGCTGTTATGGCGATTACAGCGATTTCAATCCTATTTGCTAAATCCCGAATGACTGGCATTCTTTTAAACGGTGTTCTTGGTTATTTAGTAGCATTGTTTTTTGTCTTTTTCCGTGCCCCTGATTTAGCGCTGACACAGCTTGTCATCGAAACGGTAACAGCTGCACTATTCTTGCTTTGTTTTTATTTCCTGCCTGATTGGGACAAACAAAAGCACAAGACGAAGCCAAAACTACTCAATGGGCTCATTGCAGTGGCAACAGGAGCCATGGTGACTGTTCTGGCGCTGTCAGTCAACAGCAATCGCTTGTTTGACTCCATTTCCGCTTTTTATGAAAATGCCTATGAACTTGCAGGCGCAAAAAATATTGTTAACGCCATTCTCGGCGACTTCCGTGCATTTGATACGATGCTTGAAGTCGTAGTGTTGCTCATCGCCGGCCTTGGCGTGTATGTGCTTATCAAGCTGAAGGCGAGTAAGGGGGGACGTGACCTTGAAGGCAAATGA
- a CDS encoding C40 family peptidase encodes MKEVQAAEPVVTLWTSTDSPRAIDEKIICANSCYEEWLEQLSYNERLALCTENLVQSQILFGETVLIIQEVGKWAEVLLPNQPTTKHKEGYPGWIPLCQLQELSPPNTNTVRISSTVAPLFTEKHQKWLTLSFGTELAVVEDEEYVIHVDTPLGTGIVKRTDIEEGPRERTGEALLKSARQFIGLPYLWGGMSGFGFDCSGFVYAIHRASGILIPRDASNQVLTGEIIDASRPAIGDLLYFGHDNGKGAIHHVAMYAGNGEMIHAPKTGKTVEQIHLAGTIYEKELCAVRRFLSAPSWRDI; translated from the coding sequence ATGAAGGAAGTACAGGCAGCTGAGCCAGTTGTGACACTTTGGACATCAACGGATTCGCCAAGAGCAATTGACGAAAAAATAATCTGTGCCAACAGTTGCTATGAAGAGTGGCTTGAACAACTTTCCTATAATGAGCGCTTAGCACTTTGTACGGAAAACCTTGTCCAAAGCCAAATTTTGTTTGGGGAGACTGTGCTGATCATACAGGAAGTCGGCAAGTGGGCTGAAGTGCTGTTGCCAAACCAGCCGACTACGAAACATAAGGAAGGGTACCCAGGATGGATCCCCCTTTGCCAGCTCCAGGAATTAAGCCCTCCTAATACGAACACAGTCCGGATTTCAAGCACGGTTGCACCGTTGTTTACTGAAAAACACCAAAAATGGCTGACGCTTAGCTTTGGAACAGAATTAGCAGTCGTGGAAGATGAAGAGTATGTCATCCATGTCGACACGCCTCTTGGTACAGGGATCGTTAAACGGACTGATATAGAAGAAGGGCCGAGGGAACGGACAGGGGAGGCATTGTTAAAAAGCGCTCGCCAGTTTATTGGCCTTCCCTATCTATGGGGAGGAATGAGTGGGTTTGGTTTTGACTGCTCCGGGTTTGTTTATGCGATCCATCGTGCCAGCGGCATTCTTATTCCTAGAGATGCCTCCAATCAAGTCTTGACCGGGGAAATCATTGATGCAAGCCGGCCAGCTATCGGCGATTTGCTCTATTTTGGTCATGACAATGGAAAAGGAGCGATTCACCATGTTGCCATGTATGCTGGCAATGGAGAAATGATTCATGCTCCAAAAACAGGGAAAACAGTCGAGCAAATTCACCTTGCTGGAACTATATATGAAAAAGAACTTTGCGCAGTGCGCCGTTTTTTGAGCGCGCCTAGTTGGAGGGACATTTAG
- a CDS encoding Na+/H+ antiporter subunit D, which yields MNNLLVLPMVLPLLVGILLIFLRPFVKWQRVISFVTLLLTFGLSIYLLLHVQREGIITLDFGGWSPPFGISFVGDSFSLLLTATTYFIATICSLYSFSTIGKDKENMFVYPLVHLLLAGVSGSFLTGDLFNLYVCFEVMLLASYALIVLGGERVQLREAIKYVLVNVLSSFIFLIAIAYLYGVTGTLNLAHLSVRIAEAGQPPILTTIAIVFLLVFSLKAGLLLYFWLPGAYGAPPMAIAALFGALLTKVGIYALFRFFTMLFYHEPELTHTIIAVMAIVTMVGGSIGAVAYNDLRKIVSYNVVIAVGFILSGLAIFNEAAIEGSIYYLVHDMIVKAFLFLLVGVTIYVSGTQRLERMSGMIRNYPLLGWLFFLATISLAGIPPLSGFVGKVFVAQGAIDGQAFVLLAVTLISSIFVLYSLLRIFRTVFWGETIIGTDEMVPLRTGMILPCALLGAATLALGLGTESISGIVQDAVNTLLNPQIYIDAVLNRGGA from the coding sequence ATGAATAATTTACTTGTACTGCCGATGGTTCTCCCGCTGCTTGTAGGCATCCTTCTCATTTTTTTGCGGCCTTTTGTCAAATGGCAGCGAGTCATTAGTTTTGTGACGTTGCTCCTTACTTTTGGCCTGAGTATTTATTTGTTGCTTCATGTTCAGCGGGAAGGCATTATAACGCTTGATTTTGGTGGCTGGTCTCCTCCATTTGGCATTTCTTTTGTCGGCGATTCGTTTTCATTGTTACTAACGGCCACGACCTATTTCATTGCCACCATTTGTTCGCTTTATTCGTTCTCAACTATTGGCAAAGACAAAGAAAACATGTTTGTTTATCCTCTTGTCCACTTGCTGTTGGCGGGCGTTTCTGGCTCGTTTTTAACAGGCGATTTGTTTAACTTGTATGTCTGTTTTGAAGTCATGCTTCTTGCTTCGTACGCCTTGATCGTGCTTGGCGGAGAACGTGTCCAGTTGCGGGAAGCAATTAAGTATGTGCTTGTCAATGTCCTGTCTTCTTTTATTTTCTTAATTGCCATTGCTTATTTATACGGTGTGACGGGGACGTTAAACTTGGCCCATTTGTCGGTGCGGATTGCTGAAGCAGGTCAACCACCAATCTTAACGACAATTGCGATTGTTTTCTTACTCGTCTTTAGTTTAAAAGCTGGGTTGCTCCTTTATTTTTGGTTGCCTGGGGCTTACGGGGCACCGCCGATGGCCATTGCAGCGTTGTTTGGGGCATTGCTTACCAAAGTAGGGATTTATGCATTGTTCCGTTTCTTCACGATGCTGTTTTACCACGAACCAGAACTGACCCATACAATCATAGCGGTTATGGCGATTGTGACGATGGTTGGTGGCAGCATTGGCGCGGTTGCTTACAATGATTTGCGGAAAATTGTTTCTTATAATGTTGTCATCGCAGTAGGCTTTATTTTGAGCGGACTTGCGATCTTCAACGAAGCGGCGATTGAAGGTTCGATCTATTACCTTGTGCACGACATGATCGTCAAAGCGTTTTTGTTCTTATTAGTAGGCGTAACGATTTATGTATCAGGAACGCAACGACTTGAACGAATGAGCGGCATGATTCGCAACTATCCGTTACTGGGCTGGCTGTTTTTCCTGGCGACGATTTCACTAGCTGGCATTCCGCCATTAAGTGGGTTTGTCGGCAAAGTGTTTGTCGCACAGGGCGCCATTGACGGCCAAGCATTTGTCCTATTGGCGGTTACGCTCATTTCAAGTATATTTGTCCTTTATTCGCTTTTGCGGATTTTCCGCACCGTATTTTGGGGCGAAACGATTATTGGCACTGACGAGATGGTTCCACTGAGAACAGGCATGATCCTCCCTTGCGCTCTTCTTGGTGCGGCAACACTGGCATTAGGCCTCGGCACTGAAAGTATTTCTGGCATCGTCCAAGATGCAGTAAATACGTTGCTAAATCCACAAATTTATATTGATGCTGTGTTAAATCGAGGAGGCGCTTAG
- a CDS encoding ABC transporter ATP-binding protein, with translation MSEPLLEVTDLKKHFAIRKNQTLKAVDGVSFAIRKGEMLGLVGESGCGKSTLGRTILRLYERTSGSVKFKGTDVHKAGQKQAKALNRSMQMIFQDPYASLNPRSVVMDIIAEGIDIHQLYTGHHRKEKVYELLQTVGLGAEHANRYPHEFSGGQRQRIGIARALAVDPEFIVADEPISALDVSIQAQIVNLLRKLQREKGLTFLFIAHDLSMVRHISDRIGVMYLGKLVELTTSEALYKNPLHPYTEALLSAIPIPDPDLEDKREQILLKGEIPSPLSPPSGCVFRTRCPKAMEQCSHIEPQMQEYRPGHFAACHLYEGTAPKHGEAAATHG, from the coding sequence GTGAGTGAACCGCTTTTGGAAGTGACGGATTTAAAAAAACATTTTGCTATTCGCAAAAACCAAACGCTTAAAGCGGTCGACGGTGTTTCTTTTGCCATTAGGAAAGGAGAAATGCTAGGACTTGTTGGCGAATCAGGCTGTGGAAAGTCAACGCTTGGCCGCACAATCCTTCGTTTGTATGAACGAACGTCGGGGTCAGTGAAGTTTAAAGGCACCGATGTCCATAAAGCTGGACAAAAGCAAGCAAAAGCACTGAATCGAAGCATGCAAATGATTTTCCAAGATCCATACGCTTCATTAAATCCCCGTTCTGTTGTAATGGACATCATTGCCGAAGGAATCGACATCCATCAGCTGTATACAGGGCACCACCGTAAGGAAAAGGTTTATGAGCTGTTGCAAACAGTTGGTTTAGGCGCTGAACATGCCAATCGCTATCCACATGAATTTAGTGGCGGACAACGGCAAAGAATTGGCATTGCTCGCGCTCTTGCCGTCGATCCAGAATTTATTGTTGCCGATGAGCCCATTTCGGCTTTAGACGTCTCAATCCAAGCACAAATTGTCAATTTGCTACGTAAACTCCAACGAGAAAAGGGATTAACCTTTTTGTTTATTGCCCACGATTTATCGATGGTCCGCCATATAAGCGATCGCATTGGCGTAATGTATTTGGGCAAACTAGTCGAGTTGACAACGAGTGAGGCGCTTTATAAAAATCCACTTCACCCATACACAGAAGCGTTGCTTTCAGCGATTCCGATTCCAGACCCAGATTTAGAAGATAAGCGTGAGCAAATTTTGCTAAAGGGAGAGATTCCAAGCCCGCTTTCGCCGCCAAGTGGCTGTGTTTTCCGGACTCGTTGCCCGAAAGCCATGGAGCAATGCTCGCACATCGAACCGCAAATGCAGGAATACCGGCCTGGCCATTTTGCAGCTTGTCATCTATACGAAGGCACCGCGCCGAAACACGGAGAAGCCGCCGCGACTCACGGTTAA
- a CDS encoding Na(+)/H(+) antiporter subunit C translates to METMMSLLVGVLVTVATYLILSKSLLRVILGTAIMSHAVHLLIMIMGGFSGDSSAPLLGEEATSYTDALPQALILTAIVISFGVTALFLVLAYRTYRDLGTDDLTKLRGLDDDE, encoded by the coding sequence ATGGAAACTATGATGTCTCTATTGGTCGGCGTGCTTGTTACGGTCGCCACTTATTTAATCCTTTCCAAAAGCTTGCTCCGTGTGATTTTGGGCACTGCCATTATGTCCCACGCTGTTCACTTGCTCATTATGATTATGGGCGGCTTTTCGGGAGACTCAAGCGCCCCGTTGCTTGGGGAGGAAGCGACTTCTTACACAGACGCACTCCCTCAGGCGCTAATTTTAACCGCAATTGTCATTAGCTTTGGCGTAACGGCGCTTTTCTTAGTACTGGCCTATCGGACGTATCGGGACTTAGGCACGGATGATCTTACAAAGTTAAGGGGACTCGATGATGATGAATAA
- a CDS encoding nitroreductase family protein produces MATFFEAIEKRRSYYAISKDSVASDERIKEIVEHAVKHVPSAFNSQSARVIILLGKEHDKFWDLTTEALKAVVGDGDFSGTQQKMDGFKAGYGTVLFFEDQEPILKLQESFPLYAENFPIWSEQSSGMHQFAVWTGLENEGFGASLQHYNPIVDELVIKEWNVPETWKLRAQMPFGKPVQEPGEKEFLPLENRVKLYK; encoded by the coding sequence ATGGCTACATTTTTTGAAGCAATTGAGAAACGGCGTTCCTATTACGCAATTAGCAAAGATTCTGTTGCATCCGATGAACGCATTAAAGAAATCGTCGAGCATGCTGTAAAACATGTTCCATCTGCGTTTAATTCCCAATCAGCGCGCGTGATCATTTTGCTTGGAAAAGAACATGACAAGTTTTGGGATTTAACAACAGAGGCTTTAAAAGCCGTTGTCGGAGACGGAGACTTCTCAGGCACACAACAGAAAATGGATGGATTCAAAGCAGGCTATGGCACCGTATTGTTCTTTGAAGACCAAGAGCCAATTTTGAAGTTGCAAGAGTCTTTCCCGCTTTATGCAGAAAACTTTCCGATTTGGTCAGAACAATCCTCAGGCATGCATCAATTTGCCGTGTGGACTGGTTTAGAAAATGAAGGGTTTGGCGCTTCTTTGCAACACTATAACCCGATTGTTGACGAATTGGTGATAAAAGAATGGAATGTTCCAGAAACGTGGAAACTTCGTGCGCAAATGCCTTTTGGCAAACCTGTGCAAGAGCCAGGCGAGAAAGAATTTTTGCCGCTTGAAAATCGTGTAAAATTGTATAAGTAA
- a CDS encoding universal stress protein produces MKKAKGRMDESILVCVYYGPNGERLIKRGAKIANMLDCPLYILTVDPLPYDELDAEKSAYIDRWKELAEEYDVEEFIIRDNEKKPAVKVIAEVAREHHITQIIIGQTAKSRWEEITKGSFMNVLLREIPFVDFHVVSCDRAIKGLEGHFEKGVRAYLVEDEEGYRLMFSHTKDAKYEGIFFKETGTDFNNGIFKFMRHNKMCQVHITDDRVTEPTKIYPELKEEALRK; encoded by the coding sequence ATGAAAAAAGCTAAAGGACGCATGGATGAAAGCATTCTCGTATGTGTTTATTACGGGCCAAACGGCGAACGTTTAATTAAACGCGGTGCGAAAATCGCTAACATGCTTGACTGCCCTTTATATATATTAACGGTTGACCCTCTCCCTTATGATGAATTAGATGCCGAAAAATCGGCCTATATTGATAGGTGGAAAGAGTTGGCGGAAGAGTATGATGTTGAAGAGTTTATTATTCGTGATAATGAAAAGAAACCGGCGGTGAAAGTAATCGCTGAAGTCGCAAGAGAGCACCATATTACGCAAATTATTATCGGCCAAACGGCTAAAAGCCGATGGGAGGAAATTACGAAAGGTTCCTTTATGAACGTGCTTCTCCGCGAAATTCCTTTCGTCGATTTCCACGTCGTTTCCTGTGACCGGGCAATCAAAGGGCTCGAAGGCCACTTTGAAAAAGGCGTTCGTGCCTATCTTGTAGAAGACGAAGAAGGATATCGTCTTATGTTCAGCCATACGAAAGATGCCAAGTACGAAGGCATTTTCTTTAAAGAAACGGGAACAGACTTCAATAACGGCATTTTCAAGTTTATGCGCCACAACAAAATGTGCCAAGTCCACATTACGGATGACCGTGTGACAGAGCCGACTAAAATTTATCCAGAATTAAAAGAAGAAGCGTTGCGAAAATAA
- a CDS encoding winged helix-turn-helix transcriptional regulator yields the protein MESCEVDTALEILVGKWKHKILFQLMTHDVMRFNELKRAIPGITQKMLTSQLRELESHDIVERKVYPQIPPKVEYSISDYGKSLQPVLDAMHEWGKNHTTHLNRTYAETNEQS from the coding sequence ATGGAATCCTGCGAAGTAGACACAGCGTTAGAAATTCTTGTCGGAAAGTGGAAACATAAAATCTTATTTCAGTTAATGACACATGACGTTATGCGGTTTAACGAATTGAAACGCGCTATCCCTGGCATAACGCAAAAAATGTTAACTTCACAACTTCGAGAGTTAGAGTCTCATGATATTGTGGAGAGAAAAGTTTATCCGCAAATCCCACCAAAAGTAGAATACTCCATTTCTGATTATGGGAAAAGTTTACAGCCTGTTTTAGACGCCATGCACGAGTGGGGCAAGAACCATACGACCCACCTCAATAGGACATACGCTGAAACAAACGAACAATCTTAA
- a CDS encoding S66 peptidase family protein, protein MEAILPKALKKGDAIGVVAPASPPDLARIEKAKSLYEDMGLRVLLAPSVGKRHGYLGGTDAERVADLEAMFANEDVRGVFCACGGYGTPRIVDRLNYKLIAEHPKVFWGYSDITCLHVAIHQQTGLVTFHGPMLSSDLGNSELEGATLAGLSQIMAPRQQVFEQTRQPLHVLAEGMATGKLVGGNLTLLASMIGTPYEIDTKDTLLFIEEIEEEPYRIDRMLNQLRLAGKLDDAAGFVIGSFNGCEPKKRQHSFTLQEVLDDYFSGSGKPCISGFQIGHCSPAFSVPYGARAVLDTERKRFVVEAGVRGEGQ, encoded by the coding sequence GTGGAGGCTATCTTACCAAAAGCGCTAAAAAAGGGCGATGCCATTGGCGTGGTCGCTCCGGCAAGCCCGCCAGATCTCGCCCGTATTGAAAAAGCAAAGTCTTTGTATGAAGATATGGGGCTTCGGGTGTTGCTTGCTCCCTCGGTAGGTAAACGCCACGGCTACTTAGGGGGTACGGATGCCGAGCGTGTTGCTGATTTGGAAGCGATGTTTGCCAATGAAGACGTTCGTGGCGTGTTTTGTGCTTGCGGAGGATATGGAACACCAAGAATTGTAGACCGCCTGAATTACAAATTAATCGCCGAACATCCGAAAGTATTTTGGGGTTATAGTGACATTACGTGCTTGCATGTTGCGATCCACCAGCAAACAGGGTTAGTGACGTTCCATGGGCCCATGCTCAGTTCTGACCTCGGCAATAGCGAATTGGAAGGGGCAACATTAGCCGGATTATCACAGATCATGGCGCCTCGACAGCAAGTGTTTGAACAAACACGCCAGCCGTTGCACGTTTTAGCTGAAGGCATGGCTACAGGAAAATTAGTTGGCGGGAATTTGACATTGCTTGCTAGCATGATCGGAACGCCATATGAAATTGATACAAAAGACACTCTCTTGTTTATTGAAGAAATTGAGGAAGAACCCTATCGAATTGACCGGATGCTAAACCAGCTTAGGCTCGCTGGAAAGCTTGATGATGCTGCAGGGTTTGTTATCGGCAGCTTTAACGGCTGTGAGCCGAAAAAGCGCCAACATTCATTTACGCTGCAAGAAGTATTGGACGATTATTTTTCTGGATCTGGCAAGCCGTGCATAAGCGGCTTTCAAATTGGCCATTGCTCGCCTGCATTTTCTGTTCCATATGGAGCCAGGGCCGTTTTAGATACAGAACGCAAACGTTTCGTAGTGGAAGCTGGTGTGAGGGGGGAAGGGCAATGA
- a CDS encoding Na(+)/H(+) antiporter subunit B, protein MKANDVILRTVTKVAVFIILTYGVHLFLAGHYEPGGGFVGGLVLSSAFVLMYLAFDIETVQRGMPIDFKMVAGAGAFLSVATGAASIAFGVPFLTQEEAHLTLPIFGDVAFASVILFEAGVALAVIGTVITIILSISEDV, encoded by the coding sequence TTGAAGGCAAATGATGTCATTTTACGGACAGTGACGAAAGTGGCCGTTTTCATCATTTTAACGTACGGCGTTCATTTATTTTTAGCCGGGCATTACGAACCTGGCGGCGGCTTTGTCGGGGGACTCGTCCTCTCTTCCGCATTTGTGCTGATGTACTTGGCATTTGATATCGAAACCGTGCAAAGAGGCATGCCGATCGATTTTAAAATGGTTGCAGGGGCAGGGGCTTTCCTCTCTGTGGCCACGGGGGCGGCGTCAATTGCCTTTGGTGTTCCGTTTCTTACTCAAGAAGAAGCCCATCTAACTTTGCCGATTTTTGGTGATGTGGCGTTTGCGTCTGTCATCTTGTTTGAAGCAGGTGTCGCACTCGCTGTTATTGGCACTGTCATTACTATTATTCTGAGTATAAGTGAGGATGTTTAG